The following coding sequences are from one Salvelinus namaycush isolate Seneca chromosome 23, SaNama_1.0, whole genome shotgun sequence window:
- the LOC120018316 gene encoding heterogeneous nuclear ribonucleoprotein L-like isoform X2, with translation MAMAGRYYEGGRATKRLKTNDGMATEGYDDPHKTLPSPVVHVRGLVDGITEADLVEALQEFGAISYVVVMPKKRQALVEYEDLNGSCTAVTYANDNQIYISGHPAFVNYSTSQKISRPGDPDDSRSVNNVLLLTIMNPIYPVTTDVLYTVCNNCGPVQRIVIFRKNGVQAMVEFDSVQSAQRAKASLNGADIYSGCCTLKIEYAKPTRLNVFKNDQDTWDYTNPNLSGQEDGSANPNKRVRAPALLGDHPPEYAGGYHGYDESGYGPPPPPHYSEGRRMGPPMRGRGGAHSYGGGPGYGPPPPPPGEYSAHADSPVVMVYGLEPAKMNADKVFNVFCLYGNVERVKFMKSKPGAAMVEMGDCYAVDRAITHLNNNFLFGQKLSVCVSKQQAIMPGQSYELEDGSTSFKDFHGSRNNRFTSPEQAAKNRIQHPSNVLHFFNAQPDSSVEIFTQICEDVGVKAPANIKLFTGKSAGPGERSSSGLLEWESINDAMEALSMINHYQMKNATGPYPYTLKLCFSTAQHAT, from the exons ATGGCTATGGCAGGCCGTTATTACGAAGGCGGCAGGGCAACGAAAAGACTAAAAACCAACGACGGAATGGCAACG GAAGGCTATGATGACCCACATAAGACCCTTCCCTCTCCAGTTGTGCATGTGAGGGGCTTGGTGGATGGCATTACAGAAGCTGACCTTGTGGAGGCCCTGCAGGAGTTTGGAGCTATTAG CTATGTGGTTGTTATGCCCAAGAAGCGTCAGGCCTTGGTTGAGTATGAGGATTTGAATGGGTCTTGCACTGCTGTGACGTATGCGAATGACAACCAGATATACATTTCCGGGCACCCAGCCTTTGTCAACTACTCCACCAGCCAGAAGATCTCCCGGCCAGGCGACCCGGACGATTCTAGAAGTGTCAACAATGTGCTACTTCTCACCATCATGAACCCAATCTACCCCGTTACCACG GATGTGCTCTACACTGTCTGCAATAACTGCGGCCCTGTCCAGAGGATTGTTATCTTTCGGAAGAATGGTGTTCAGGCCATGGTGGA GTTTGATTCAGTGCAGAGTGCACAGAGGGCGAAGGCCTCCCTCAATGGGGCAGACATCTACTCTGGTTGCTGCACACTCAAGATCGAATATGCCAAG CCAACTCGTCTCAATGTGTTCAAGAATGACCAGGACACTTGGGACTACACCAACCCCAACCTGAGTGGTCAAG AAGATGGGAGTGCCAACCCCAACAAGCGTGTGAGGGCGCCGGCTCTGCTGGGAGACCACCCTCCAGAGTACG CTGGTGGTTACCATGGATACGACGAGAGCGGCTATggccccccaccacccccacatTACAGCGAGGGCCGTCGCATGGGTCCTCCCATGAGGGGACGAGGGGGGGCACACAGCTACGGTGGGGGACCTGGCTACggccctccccctccaccccctggCGAGTACAGTGCCCACGCAGACTCCCCTGTAGTCATGGTCTACGGTTTGGAGCCTGCCAAGATGAACGCCGACAAAGTGTTTAATGTTTTCTGTCTCTATGGCAATGTGGAGCGG GTGAAGTTTATGAAGAGTAAGCCAGGAGCAGCCATGGTGGAGATGGGAGACTGTTACGCTGTGGACCGGGCCATCACTCACCTCAACAACAACTTCCTTTTTGGACAGAAGCTCAGCGTCTG TGTGTCTAAGCAGCAGGCCATCATGCCCGGTCAGTCTTATGAGCTGGAGGACGGCAGCACCAGCTTCAAGGACTTCCACGGCTCCCGCAACAACCGCTTCACCTCCCCAGAGCAGGCTGCCAAGAACCGCATTCAGCACCCCAGCAATGTCCTGCACTTCTTCAACGCCCAGCCAGACTCATCCGTCGAGATTTTCACTCAG ATCTGTGAAGATGTTGGTGTCAAAGCCCCTGCAAATATCAAACTTTTCACAGGAAAGA GTGCAGGTCCAGGTGAGCGCAGCTCGTCAGGGCTGTTGGAGTGGGAGTCCATCAACGACGCCATGGAGGCCTTGTCCATGATAAACCACTACCAGATGAAGAACGCAA CTGGCCCGTACCCATACACCCTCAAGCTGTGCTTTTCTACCGCTCAGCATGCAACCTAA
- the LOC120018316 gene encoding heterogeneous nuclear ribonucleoprotein L-like isoform X1, translating into MAMAGRYYEGGRATKRLKTNDGMATEGYDDPHKTLPSPVVHVRGLVDGITEADLVEALQEFGAISYVVVMPKKRQALVEYEDLNGSCTAVTYANDNQIYISGHPAFVNYSTSQKISRPGDPDDSRSVNNVLLLTIMNPIYPVTTDVLYTVCNNCGPVQRIVIFRKNGVQAMVEFDSVQSAQRAKASLNGADIYSGCCTLKIEYAKPTRLNVFKNDQDTWDYTNPNLSGQDAEADGNGSNAGEDGSANPNKRVRAPALLGDHPPEYAGGYHGYDESGYGPPPPPHYSEGRRMGPPMRGRGGAHSYGGGPGYGPPPPPPGEYSAHADSPVVMVYGLEPAKMNADKVFNVFCLYGNVERVKFMKSKPGAAMVEMGDCYAVDRAITHLNNNFLFGQKLSVCVSKQQAIMPGQSYELEDGSTSFKDFHGSRNNRFTSPEQAAKNRIQHPSNVLHFFNAQPDSSVEIFTQICEDVGVKAPANIKLFTGKSAGPGERSSSGLLEWESINDAMEALSMINHYQMKNATGPYPYTLKLCFSTAQHAT; encoded by the exons ATGGCTATGGCAGGCCGTTATTACGAAGGCGGCAGGGCAACGAAAAGACTAAAAACCAACGACGGAATGGCAACG GAAGGCTATGATGACCCACATAAGACCCTTCCCTCTCCAGTTGTGCATGTGAGGGGCTTGGTGGATGGCATTACAGAAGCTGACCTTGTGGAGGCCCTGCAGGAGTTTGGAGCTATTAG CTATGTGGTTGTTATGCCCAAGAAGCGTCAGGCCTTGGTTGAGTATGAGGATTTGAATGGGTCTTGCACTGCTGTGACGTATGCGAATGACAACCAGATATACATTTCCGGGCACCCAGCCTTTGTCAACTACTCCACCAGCCAGAAGATCTCCCGGCCAGGCGACCCGGACGATTCTAGAAGTGTCAACAATGTGCTACTTCTCACCATCATGAACCCAATCTACCCCGTTACCACG GATGTGCTCTACACTGTCTGCAATAACTGCGGCCCTGTCCAGAGGATTGTTATCTTTCGGAAGAATGGTGTTCAGGCCATGGTGGA GTTTGATTCAGTGCAGAGTGCACAGAGGGCGAAGGCCTCCCTCAATGGGGCAGACATCTACTCTGGTTGCTGCACACTCAAGATCGAATATGCCAAG CCAACTCGTCTCAATGTGTTCAAGAATGACCAGGACACTTGGGACTACACCAACCCCAACCTGAGTGGTCAAG ATGCAGAAGCTGATGGCAATGGGAGCaatgctggag AAGATGGGAGTGCCAACCCCAACAAGCGTGTGAGGGCGCCGGCTCTGCTGGGAGACCACCCTCCAGAGTACG CTGGTGGTTACCATGGATACGACGAGAGCGGCTATggccccccaccacccccacatTACAGCGAGGGCCGTCGCATGGGTCCTCCCATGAGGGGACGAGGGGGGGCACACAGCTACGGTGGGGGACCTGGCTACggccctccccctccaccccctggCGAGTACAGTGCCCACGCAGACTCCCCTGTAGTCATGGTCTACGGTTTGGAGCCTGCCAAGATGAACGCCGACAAAGTGTTTAATGTTTTCTGTCTCTATGGCAATGTGGAGCGG GTGAAGTTTATGAAGAGTAAGCCAGGAGCAGCCATGGTGGAGATGGGAGACTGTTACGCTGTGGACCGGGCCATCACTCACCTCAACAACAACTTCCTTTTTGGACAGAAGCTCAGCGTCTG TGTGTCTAAGCAGCAGGCCATCATGCCCGGTCAGTCTTATGAGCTGGAGGACGGCAGCACCAGCTTCAAGGACTTCCACGGCTCCCGCAACAACCGCTTCACCTCCCCAGAGCAGGCTGCCAAGAACCGCATTCAGCACCCCAGCAATGTCCTGCACTTCTTCAACGCCCAGCCAGACTCATCCGTCGAGATTTTCACTCAG ATCTGTGAAGATGTTGGTGTCAAAGCCCCTGCAAATATCAAACTTTTCACAGGAAAGA GTGCAGGTCCAGGTGAGCGCAGCTCGTCAGGGCTGTTGGAGTGGGAGTCCATCAACGACGCCATGGAGGCCTTGTCCATGATAAACCACTACCAGATGAAGAACGCAA CTGGCCCGTACCCATACACCCTCAAGCTGTGCTTTTCTACCGCTCAGCATGCAACCTAA
- the ech1 gene encoding delta(3,5)-Delta(2,4)-dienoyl-CoA isomerase, mitochondrial, whose product MTFIIRSALMKNRSLWLPGLGAVRAISSPGGPTPPFTTLSVSQPATAVTHIELHRPEKRNAMNKAFWREMVVCFTQIAEDPDCRVVVVSGAGEVFTAGIDLMDMASEVLQPEGDDMARTSWNMRRIIAKYQETFSVIERCPKPVVVAVQGACVGGGVDLITACDIRLCTQDAWFQVKEVDIGLAADVGTLQRLPKVIGSRSLVNELALTARKMYADEAKESGLVSRVFPDKEAMLAGALEMAGEIAGRSPVAVQGTKVNLIYSRDHSVAEGLNYMATWNMSMLQTEDVMKSAAASMEKKSPKTITFSKL is encoded by the exons ATGACATTCATTATCAGATCAGCTCTCATGAAAA ACAGGAGTTTATGGCTTCCAGGTCTCGGTGCTGTAAGGGCCATATCCTCTCCGGGGGGCCCCACTCCTCCTTTTaccaccctgtctgtcagtcaacCTGCCACTGCTGTCACTCACATAGAGCTGCACCGGCCAGAGAAACGCAATGCCATGAACAAAGCCTTCTGGAG AGAAATGGTGGTGTGCTTTACACAGATAGCTGAGGACCCGGATTGCCGGGTGGTTGTCGTCTCCGGTGCAGGAGAAGTCTTCACAGCTG GCATTGACTTGATGGACATGGCCAGTGAAGTCTTGCAGCCTGAAGGGGATGACATGGCCAGGACTTCCTGGAACATGCGACGCATCATCGCCAAGTACCAGGAAACCTTCAGCGTCATTGAAAGG TGTCCAAAGCCAGTGGTTGTGGCAGTGCAGGGAGCTTGTGTTGGAGGAG GAGTGGATCTGATCACAGCCTGTGATATCCGTCTCTGCACTCAAGATGCCTGGTTTCAGGTGAAG GAAGTAGATATTGGCCTAGCAGCTGACGTTGGAACTCTGCAGCGCCTACCTAAAGTCATTGGGAGCCGGAG CCTGGTGAATGAGTTGGCTCTGACAGCGAGGAAGATGTACGCTGATGAGGCCAAAGAAAGTGGATTAGTCAG CCGTGTATTTCCGGACAAGGAGGCGATGTTGGCTGGAGCTCTTGAGATGGCAGGGGAGATAGCAGGCCGCAGCCCTGTGGCTGTCCAGGGAACCAAGGTCAACCTGATCTACTCCAGAGACCACAGTGTGGCAGAGGGCCTGAACTACATG GCAACGTGGAACATGAGCATGCTGCAGACGGAGGATGTCATGAAGTCAGCTGCAGCCTCCATGGAGAAGAAGAGTCCTAAAACAATAACTTTCTCCAAGCTCTGA
- the LOC120018317 gene encoding thymus-specific serine protease: protein MLLSPIRCIILLLLVNFVYSGRVLRKIKEHVRKIQYEKAKKNVLMSAVNGHKPMSEVRDGKIHQPLNHFDSQNDETFPQRFFVNEAYWERPHGPVFLFIGGEGPISEFNVLAGHHVDMAEEHGALLVALEHRFYGESINEDGLETENLGDLSSQQALADVAEFHQYISDRFDLSDKNTWISFGGSYAGALSAWLRGKFPHLVYGAVASSAPVKAKLDFSTFNKMVGLSLAVEDVGGSDKCVGNIWEAFAAVEAALFAGNATEVGKDFGCCEIPEDLEDQIELMQSLADIVMGTVEYNEEGGILTIEEICKIMTNETETYDSETEAYDRLIKLVQIYRATGEEPCLDASHKQTIEDLSDTNLDSAYNGERQWYYQTCTEFGFFQTCEDASCPFSRMLTLQAQTDLCPEVFNIPQHSLPGHIAFTNKYYGGDHPDTDRVLYVNGDIDPWRELSVLEEDLDKEDKDMAILIKGTSHCADMNPGGAADRPALKQARKAIERKVAKWLKEAAWKLVG, encoded by the exons ATGCTTCTGTCTCCCATCCGTTGTATCATCCTTCTTCTCCTTGTGAACTTCGTCTATTCTG GACGAGTTCTGAGGAAGATCAAGGAGCACGTGCGTAAAATCCAGTATGAGAAAGCGAAGAAGAATGTGCTGATGAGCGCAGTCAACGGGCATAAGCCCATGAGCGAAGTGAGAGACGGGAAAATTCACCAACCCCTGAACCACTTCGACAGTCAAAACGATGAAACATTTCCTCAG aggttTTTTGTGAATGAAGCCTATTGGGAGCGTCCTCATGGCCCAGTGTTCCTGTTCATCGGAGGGGAGGGCCCCATCTCTGAGTTCAATGTGCTGGCAG GCCACCATGTGGACATGGCTGAGGAGCACGGGGCCCTGCTTGTGGCCCTGGAGCATCGTTTCTATGGCGAGAGCATCAACGAAGATGGCCTGGAGACTGAGAACCTGGGAGACCTGTCCAGCCAGCAGGC TCTTGCCGACGTCGCAGAATTCCATCAATACATCAGCGATCGCTTTGACCTCTCTGACAAGAATACCTGGATCAGCTTTGGAGGTTCCTATGCTGGGGCCTTGTCTGCCTGGCTCAGGGGAAAG TTCCCTCACCTGGTCTACGGTGCTGTGGCCTCCTCTGCTCCTGTCAAAGCCAAACTGGACTTCTCCACCTTCAACAAA ATGGTGGGTCTGAGCCTTGCGGTCGAGGACGTTGGAGGTTCAGATAAG tgtGTGGGGAACATCTGGGAGGCCTTTGCTGCCGTGGAGGCCGCCCTGTTTGCAGGGAATGCCACTGAGGTGGGGAAGGACTTTGGGTGCTGTGAGATCCCTGAGGATCTGGAGGACCAGATCGAGCTCATGCAGAGCCTGGCCGACATCGTCATGGGAACCGTGGAGTACAACGAGGAGGGGGGAATCCTGACTATTGAGGAGATATGTAAAATAATGACCAATGAGACAGAGACCTACGATTCGGAGACTGAGGCATACGACCGGCTGATCAAGCTGGTGCAG aTCTACCGGGCCACAGGCGAGGAGCCCTGTCTGGATGCGTCCCACAAGCAGACCATCGAGGACCTGAGTGACACCAATCTGGACTCTGCCTAcaatggagagagacagtggtACTACCAGACCTGCACCGAGTTTGGCTTCT TCCAGACGTGTGAGGACGCCAGCTGTCCCTTCTCCCGCATGTTGACCCTGCAGGCTCAGACTGACCTGTGTCCTGAGGTGTTCAACATCCCCCAGCACAGTCTGCCCGGACACATCGCCTTCACCAATAAGTACTATGGAGGAGACCACCCCGACACTGACAGGGTGCTCTATGTCAATG GTGACATTGACCCCTGGCGTGAGCTCAGCGTTCTGGAAGAGGACTTGGACAAGGAGGACAAAGACATGGCCATCCTCATCAAGGGCACCTCCCACTGTGCCGACATGAACCCCGGCGGCGCTGCAGACCGCCCCGCCCTGAAGCAGGCCCGCAAA GCCATTGAGAGGAAAGTTGCCAAGTGGCTGAAGGAAGCTGCCTGGAAGCTTGTGGGCTGA